The genomic stretch ACACTaggttttcattttcttctttgggTATAATCAATCAATTACTTGGCTCTAGAGCGCTCCAGTCAAAACCTTATTTATTGATCTGTCATCACCCGTACACAGTATATCATTTAGGCAGATCAGATTTGCACAAAAATATTGTCTTTCGCCATAAACcagataaaatttattttctaagaAAAAGTTGTTAATTCTGGAATATTGGACAGATAGGATTAAACTTAATATCACAACACAAATTGAAAAACATAACAAGAAGTGACAATTGAAATATTTGGTTTCCTATTAGCAGAAGAGTTACAGACCTTGATCATTTTGGCTCCAGAACTGAATGCGGACAATATCTGCATAAGTATGAAGATAACTAAGCAACTTGCTTTGtctattcttttctttctttatcaaTCATACATTTCTTTAAAAGATAAcgaaaaacaaataaaagttAAACAAAATAATACATCTTTAAAGGAAACATCTTTGTTGGGAAAATATATCTTTAGGACAACAAGGCATCACCACCTAATATATCAGACACACTTATGTACATAAGCATACGGTGTAACAAGTTACATTGGCAAGCTCAGCCCAAGAACAACAAAGATCGTTGAATTCCTAAACAAAATCCGACCCAATAAAGCAGTATTGATAGCCAAGAATAATTCTACCTCTGTTGGAGTCATGGCTCCAGGTATATATAGAGCTTTGCTGCATGAAACATcatccaaaatacccttgaacAGAAAATGAGAAGTCAACATCTAATTAAAACAAATATATCAGTCTAGGCTTTTACAGGAATCAGCATCAGTGCAGCCTACTTTCTGTTCTGTCCATACCATTACCATTGCAGGACTAAGAAGAAACTTAGCTCCATGGCTAATAGCATGTTTGGCATCTTCAAGATTTAAAACAGTCCCAACCTGCAGcacaaaaaaagaaattgtaTAATGTTACTTCTCTTTTTATTACTGTTTCCGGCCATTCTTTTGTTCCAGTAAACAGTAGAAACGATAAAAATTCAAGTTAAGATTCCACACAACCAGAGTTGACAAAAAGGAACAAATTTCCATccaaaattattttacaaatgaTAGCAATGATTAATGCTAAACTTTATATACAAAAATCCAGTAAAATATTAGTTGCCTTGCTTATTTAAAAGCAAGCCTGACACTAAGCTAAAAAAATATTCCCATATATAAGTGTTAGTGTACAATAGGAGAAGCAACTACCAAGCATACAATCCACCCTACATAAGGCCAATGGAGCTACCATTTTTGAATCTTTGAGATGCGTACTTAAAAGTAAGACAAGTTGAAATGTATAGAAGATTTGGGGAAAAAACCCTAAACTTACCCCTATTATTTTTGTTGGATACTCGTGCACTAATTGCTGTAAGACCTGTCTTGTGAAAGGACAGTATATTAACCAACAAGTTTGCCGCCACTACCTGGCATAGAGGGAAAGTGATATGTTGAAAATTACCTCAAAGACGCCTGGATTGGACATTACAATCTCCAGCTGCAGAACATCAAGTCATTTCTCAGTAATCAACTTTAAAGTTTGAAACTTACCATCCTACGAATAGTGTAAGTCGTCGTTTCATTTCTCTTGATGGTCATAACTATGGCACCAAGTATAAGCAATTAAGCAGGCCAAACAAATTTGCAAACCTTCCAGTAACTCCAAAAACCAAATGATTTATCAGAATGTTTGATTTAACACTTATCTTTCTTAACCATTCCCATTTGCTTTAGGTGTTTTTTGGGGtgcttttaaaaaattttactataggttttttttttgttaaaaaacaAAGTGGTGATTTTATAGTATTAAGGTTGTTTTTAACTGCTACCCTTCCCATCTCCTACAATCCCAGCCAACCACCCACCCTTGCCACCTTCCCCCTCCTTCTCTGCCACCCCACCCTCCTTCTCTGCCACCTCTCTCCACAGTCCCCTCCCATTTCCCCTCTTCCCTACCCCTCTTCCACCCCAGTCACATGGCATGTGGTTGGGGTTGTGAGGGCAAAAGTGGGGGAGGTTTAGGGGGCTAAGGAGGGGAAAGGGGAGGTGGAGCGGTGGCAGAAGGAAATGGGGAGAGACAAAGGCTGGTGGGCATGGTGGTGAAGAGAGAAGCGGAGATTATGTGGAGAAATAGtggtttttttttggtaatttggATCTTTAATGTGTTTTCTGGGGTGttactgtagatttttttttaattgagaaACGTGTGATTTTTTAAAAAGAGCTAATCCAAACAAGCCAATAGTTACGTAAAATGTAATCCCATTGTTTTATAAATCTCAACTTATAGGACACTGATGAACTTACCACAGTAATTCCACCATTTAATGCAGCACGAGCAGCTTCGAATGCCAATTCTGCACTAGATGACATAGCAGGGAGTAGATCAAGTACCAAATCAGAATCAATTCGTGGCTCTTCCAATTTGAGGATGCCCTTTAACAAGCTATTaccaaaaaaactaaaaattccCCTGCCATCAAACCTCACAATTTGCTTGAACTCTTAGAGGTATGAAGCTACTAATAATTCCTATATTGGGTACATCTTCTATCCAATGAAGGTCATTTGGCTGCTCTTCTTCTACCACTTGCTAAAATTACCAAAGCAACATCCATATACTACCTGGAATACTTATTTGTATTACTGGAGGCAAAGGCTCTGATTGCACTTTTTAGGAAAATGCtttgaaaaaatctcaaaagCATGCTTCTAAACACCTTTTGCGCCACATAGAATGCTATGCTCAAGTGATATACTAATATTGTCCTTAGAAATTTATAAATGCCTATATTTTACGTGGATTCATATAGGGCTGAAATTTATgggaagacaaaaaaaaataaaaaatggagaTTATAGGACTTTACCTTTCAGCGCGAAGACAAGCAATTATACCGGAATTTTGAATTGCTGACAAGGTTTCGTTGCACTTGGAGATGGTGGTGTCAGGCACTGAAACTGAGAGGGAAGAGTTTTGGATCGAACATCTGAGAGGATAACAAGATCCAGATGAAGAAATTCTTGTCCTTGAAGATAGAGATATAGAAGGAAAGGCCAAAGTGAAGCTTGCTGCAAGAGCCATTATGACTCTTTGGTTTTTTGTAAAGCTTTCCTGTTACGAGagtaataaaaatatataaacaaaagACTAGAAACAAAATTGAGCCAAGGAAAACAATTCAGAAGTGGCCACAACTCTGCTATTCCTTGCTTCTTCAAAGCACAGTGCCCCCTCCTCCTTCTTCTCTCCAATTCCAGTGGCCTGAGCTAAGTTTCAGTACTTTGAAGATAGATTGTGGAACTGTATCATTTAGATGTAATGTTTAGAGTCTCTTTCATTCTCAAAAGGAAAATGAGAATAGATTCTTAAAGCATATCAGCATTTCTCCCATTCTACAATAACGatcaagcaaaagaaaaatagatTGAGAAAATTACCTGGTTTCCCCTATACTTTTGAAATGATATAGATTCAACCACTCAACTTTTTAGAGTAAAGTTACCCACTTCACTCTCAAACGTGTATATTTCTGGGCCATTCCGTCTGTTTTCATTGTCAAGTCTGCTTCCGATTATATCTCATGATCCATGTGAGTCCTTAGATGTCAAGTCTGTTTTCATTGTCAAGTCTGCTTCCGATTATATCTCATGATCCATGTGAGTCCTTAGATGTGGCAGACTTGACGATCTAAGTAGACAAAATGGCCCAAAATATACACATTTGGAAGTTGAGTGGGTAACTTCATACTCTTAAAAGTTGAGTGGTCAAAACTATACATTTGAAAAGTTTAGTGGGCAACCAGGTAATGTGCTCTATCCAGAGCAAATTGCCCCGTTACCCATTAAATTCCTTAGGGATTTTAACCAAACTATCAAAACTAGTTAGAAATCCATTTTGCATATTACAAAATCCCAAACCATAGTTCTTTTAAGAATATTCTGACAACTTTACAACCCAAAATTTATGTCTGTATTAAGTTGAAGTTTGGCAAGAGTAAAGCCAAACCTGGAGTAGATCCAGCTTCTAGAGAAAATTAGGGGGAGAAGGGTGCTTGTACATGGCAGGGGAATGGATAGAAGAGGATGCACCATGCTGGGGAGAGGAGGGGAGAGAATCGTGGCTCCAGcctacaaattttctttttctaattttttattgtCTCTTCTGTTCTCCTTTAGTGACTAAGGGATTTACATGCAAGTTGAAGCTACAGTAAAGTTGAACTGTAGTTGCTTAGGATAACTTGTGGGTCTTGCACACTCTATGCATGTAGTTTACATAGGAAACTTATATGCCGTTAAACGTTCTATTAAAGAAGGGGAAATCACTtatttaatccataaacttaTATTCTAGCTAATTTAGTTCCTAAACtttaaagtttcaacaatttaGTCAATTTAGTCCTTTTAGCCAATGTCCGGCATCTGGAAGGGCAATTTGGATACCAGCCGTGCCCTTTGCCTTAATTTAACTATCCTAGCCTTAATCAACAATTGGGTCATTTTCAATGAATAACTAAACAAAGGGATTGAGGATCTCACGTCACATatctttcaaaaaaataaaaataaaataaaatggaagCAAAAAAGGAGTTGTTGAAGATTAAAGTAAATTtttggttcttgataaaataaattaaaaacaaaagaaaacagaaaaagagcCTAAGATTGGACTTGGCAAATGTGACAATTCAGGTACCCAGCTAAAATCTTGGAAATgggattttcaaaaataaggaGTCACCACTCAATATTGGGTTCTAGATGTAACAAGTCATCTATACATTTTgcttaaccaaaaaaaaagtggaTATCGGCCCTGAGAACCTCCTTACATTTGATGAAAAGTGGGTGCAAGATTAATTAGCGTTCTTATAATAATAGAGCCAAAATTCTAGTTAattcaaactaaaaaaataGCATGCATTTAATTAATAGAAAAGACTTTTAAATACATGAAAATGCATAACACATAGATAACCAAATAAAGGAAAATGCCTAATCTCCAAGCTTCCGGTGCTATAAACACACACGATTACATTCCACAAAGTAAAGCAAGAGCAAATACAGAAAGGGAAACAACTATAATACACAGCCTGCGTCCTATATGGGGCTTACATGAATTCCAGACATTAAATATAACTAGTTAAAGCTAACTAGGATCAATTGAAATGCCAAATAAAGTCAAGACTCACTTTTCTAATCCTAGGGAGCTAATTGAGAATCAAGAAATAAAGtatgaattgaaattttggtaaaCAATTGAAAACTTGGTAAACACCAGGGGTCAAATCAAAAATAAGGGAAAGTTGAGGATAATGTTCGCAATTTTCAAAACCCACAGAAGCACGTAGACTACAAACACAGACAACGAAAATTGCACCAAAACGACAGAGAAGGTTTGAAGTATTCTTCTCATTTTCACGGAGGGACTTTTGACAGACAGATGATGAGCATTTACAAATTCAGCAAATTTcgacaaaagaaaacaaagaattctagtaaattttgatcaaattcaGCCATCTAAAAccgattgaatcaagaaaaatgAGGATAAAGCATGGCAAGACAAGTGCTGCAGACCAGAACTttaaacataagaaaattacaGGGTCAATAAGGAAACTTAACAGAGAATTTTCGTTGAAGCAGATGAAGCCGATTAGAAGATGACGACACTGGCGGACTGGGAtggctcctcctcctccttttccTTCCACAGCTTTTTTCCCCCTACttcgttttcttcttcttcttggcgCTGATCCTGTGTTGTTTGTGCTGTTTTGGCGCGCAATTTTACTCTGTTGTGCGTGCTTGTTTATTTGAAATGGAAAGGCAGAGAATTAGGGATAGAACCGAGAGTGCGTGAGGTATGGGAGTGAATGGAATATATTCTGACGATCGCATGGATAATGTTGGGAATTAGGTAGTAGTGCAGTTTAGGATCACGTATGGTAACAGCGCGGCACCGTGCGACAGAGACACTACTCTAAAGGATGTAGACACATACATGGTAAATATGGGCACGAACAtaataaaatgaacaaaaaataaatttttggacACAAATTTGAATGGGAAAGAACATTTATAGTGCTTCTACTTGATATTCTGTTTGTATCTGTATGCCACTGTCACTGTTGGTGACAAAAAAGGCCCCCATCCGAGCGTAAACAAGTTTAATccaagggataattttagaagcCTCCGTTTCCGACAATTTCATTGACCTTTCTTGAtgtttataaaattaattaacctTCTCTGAAGTTAGGATTTTGATAACAAAATCAGTCCAAATCAAAAAAAGTACTTTGAAAAGACAGATAAAACTTTTATTCCACAAATGCCTTTTATGCTTGTGTACAAGGTGTATTATAAAGGAATGAAAAACATATTAATAAAAGTGAGAAAAGGTTAGTGTAAATAGCAAAGAACAAAAATAAGTAGCAACTGACTTTCTCTACAAAGTTGGACCAACAGCTAGTGCATTGGATTATATTGGCTATTTTTTTAGGACTTTACCATTTTGCATATAAAGGCACCAAGAAACATTAACATGGATCTCACTTTCATTTGAAGCATCAAAATTTGAGGTAGGAAAATAGTGATTTTGTGTTAATTTCGCAATTTAAAGGTGAAGTATATGTGCAAAAACTATACTCCAGTCAAACTGCAGGAGGAAATCATAAAAATCACCCTCATCCTTTGGCATCAAGAACAAATATTGTAAGTGTAATCATAAGGCAACTGTAAAGATTTTTTAGAGCACAAAAATTCCAGACATATTGCTGTTTGGTGTATCAAATTTTGAGAGTGAACAAATATTTGGTACATTAATTGGCACCATTTTTTAATTACAGGTTCATcattaaaaaatttcaacagctattttcattaattagttaCTGACAGTCGATTAGTGCCCTAATTACTTAATTGTCAGATGTTGATTTCTAATAAGACATAATATTTTAGGGTATATGAGTAATTTTCCTCCAATTAGACACTATAGGGTAGGTTAGTGTTATTTTACAAATTTCAAGGGAGgcaagtgaaattgtcagaaacctcaggcgaggtttctgaaattatccattAATCCAAACAAGCAAACTATGTTGAAACTTGGGATAATTACATATAATTTCCTTATGATTTCACTTATTACCACATAACTTCTATATTGTCTCAAAATGATCACATCTAGGGGTGCAAAACGAGTCAAATTTAATCGAGTAGCTCGCGAGTTTACTAAATCAAAACTTGAGCTCAAACTCGCATTGACCGAATTCAAGTTTGAGTTCGAGCAACTCGAGCTATTTGACGAGTCAAGCTAGAGCTTAATATGTGAAGTTCGAAAGCTCATTAAGATTAATCGAGCTttacatatatatgtttttaaaatttttttatttactaGTATGAAATGTCTATTTTATTccttatttaaaattatataaaatataaattcatattTCTTAAACTCGATTAGGCTCAATTGGGCTTGATAAGCATGAGTTCGaataatgcaaaataaaatCGAACTCAAGTTCGAACTTAACTTTCAAGAACTTGACGAGATTGAGCTCAAATTCAAATCCAAGTTTTTtagttcgagtcgagctcgaataATTCACTAGTCAAATTCGACTTGACTCAACTCGATTATACCCTAATCAAATAATTCACTAGTCAAATTCGACTTGACTCAACTCGATTACACCCCTAATCACATCACCCCTCAATAGTTTTATAGAATGTGGACAATGGACGGAAAGTTTCCTCCATGATGTCAATTGACTCATACGTGCTCAAAAACCACAATGCAAGAATCAAACATGGAATATGTTTGGAAATGTTGAGAATGGACTAAAAGTTTTCTCCATGACGTCGATTGGTTAATACGCGCTTAAAGTCCATATTGTAAGAGTCAAACACGAATATTGACGAGGTTTCTATTCtgcatcaaattttaaaaacctTAATACCCCATTTTTTGCAAATATACTGATCGTTTATCGAACATAGGGGATATTAGGGGTccatcccacagggaagattgtCAACTATCGGTAGTTTTCAAACTCTTCTATTGTTTAGACTATCACAAATAAAGCAAAGCTACTATTATGCAATAAAAGTagtaaaaatgataataatgagattcctagaggtatggaattcctaTCTACTCATGCAAATGAAATAATtggttaaataaattcattatCTTGGTTAATTGTGGTGTAATTTCCAAGTATACGTGATACACACTTTCACCGATATGCCAACCATACCGATAACAACTCCATATCTACCATCGTGATATGAAACTAGTtataaattcattaaattctatgaaattatatggAACAAGTCACCAAAACCACAAAGGTATAACCCTACAATAGTGAGTTAACTCCCTAAGTTTAACACTTCCATGACCTAGTATTAAATCACAATAGTTATTGATGAAACAATACATttaaataatcacaattaatgacaccaaattaatcatgattagaaaagtgaaagtgctaaataacttattcaagaaataagctcaaacaACCATGAAAACTTCACTTAAAAATCATAGAATTTCATCAACTCCCTAGGTCTACAAActagcaaaacatgaaagttgagaaaataagaaccaAATTTGTAATATAACTAATATCAGAATCAATACAAGAAATAAAGTGATAGAAGAGATGCCACCCTTGTCACTTGAGTTGTAAactctccatcttcatcctcacACTTCATCCCATGTCTAGCTAGTACAAAGATTGGATGAAAACTATACTAATCCTACactaaactaatgaactaagaaaaactagtaaATACGATATTTTTGGGGTAGTTCCTAACTATTCAAAGTTAAGAAAATaagctttccaatgcctttATTTATAGAAGATTAAAGTTTCAATTAATTATGTTAAAGTTGGTGCAAGTTGTGTCTTGGAATTGCCAAAAGTTGATTCTTGAATTCTCTATGATCTTCTTGGGTAGTTCCCACCGAATTTAATCAGAAAAATGGTCCAAAAGGTTGTGTGAAAAAGTACAAGTTGCAGAGCAAGCTGCACAACCGAAATAAAGGTTACGCGGGGCGCTATGCGGGCTAGGTAGGTCATGTAACACTCCTGTAACTGCTCCATTGCAGGTTTTGCACTTTTTGATGATTCAGCAAATTGTTCCGTTTTTGTATCAATTTCAATTGCAAATTTCTCAATGATGGAAGCTGAATTAACTGTTGCacaaacatgaaaattgtagctctttgagttatttttctaatgcatcaaaaatcatctcatttgaaGCCCTATAGATTGAGAAATGAT from Coffea eugenioides isolate CCC68of unplaced genomic scaffold, Ceug_1.0 ScVebR1_2833;HRSCAF=3935, whole genome shotgun sequence encodes the following:
- the LOC113757196 gene encoding uncharacterized protein LOC113757196 isoform X1, producing the protein MALAASFTLAFPSISLSSRTRISSSGSCYPLRCSIQNSSLSVSVPDTTISKCNETLSAIQNSGIIACLRAESAELAFEAARAALNGGITVLEIVMSNPGVFEVLQQLVHEYPTKIIGVGTVLNLEDAKHAISHGAKFLLSPAMVMVWTEQKGILDDVSCSKALYIPGAMTPTEILSAFSSGAKMIKVYPVSALGGIQYIAALKKPFPHIPLIASQGITVDLVGEYIAHGATSVVLSDAIFSKKAMGERNFETIYQLSRSAASQAIEAVERCYREL
- the LOC113757196 gene encoding uncharacterized protein LOC113757196 isoform X4 is translated as MALAASFTLAFPSISLSSRTRISSSGSCYPLRCSIQNSSLSVSVPDTTISKCNETLSAIQNSGIIACLRAESAELAFEAARAALNGGITVLEIVMSNPGVFEVLQQLVHEYPTKIIGVGTVLNLEDAKHAISHGAKFLLSPAMVMVWTEQKGILDDVSCSKALYIPGAMTPTEILSAFSSGAKMIKVYPVSALGGIQYIAALKKPFPHIPLIASQGITVVRRQWVKGILRPFISFHVLQLPRRLKL
- the LOC113757196 gene encoding uncharacterized protein LOC113757196 isoform X3; protein product: MALAASFTLAFPSISLSSRTRISSSGSCYPLRCSIQNSSLSVSVPDTTISKCNETLSAIQNSGIIACLRAESAELAFEAARAALNGGITVLEIVMSNPGVFEVLQQLVHEYPTKIIGVGTVLNLEDAKHAISHGAKFLLSPAMGILDDVSCSKALYIPGAMTPTEILSAFSSGAKMIKVYPVSALGGIQYIAALKKPFPHIPLIASQGITVDLVGEYIAHGATSVVLSDAIFSKKAMGERNFETIYQLSRSAASQAIEAVERCYREL
- the LOC113757196 gene encoding uncharacterized protein LOC113757196 isoform X2; this translates as MALAASFTLAFPSISLSSRTRISSSGSCYPLRCSIQNSSLSVSVPDTTISKCNETLSAIQNSGIIACLRAESAELAFEAARAALNGGITVLEIVMSNPGVFEVLQQLVHEYPTKIIGVGTVLNLEDAKHAISHGAKFLLSPAMVMGILDDVSCSKALYIPGAMTPTEILSAFSSGAKMIKVYPVSALGGIQYIAALKKPFPHIPLIASQGITVDLVGEYIAHGATSVVLSDAIFSKKAMGERNFETIYQLSRSAASQAIEAVERCYREL